Proteins from one Dermacentor variabilis isolate Ectoservices chromosome 1, ASM5094787v1, whole genome shotgun sequence genomic window:
- the LOC142589992 gene encoding zinc finger protein ush-like isoform X2 — MLRGGTLFGPYAAHLVKDPGQSVSAAHITIQSKEGSATYLKLKEAAGSWLKTLRLVQEKESANASLSLEGDEVWCNLTRDIAADTELLAHFTASPRNKQILPSTESPADALGDDIDVVVDDTDNLESASSAAEELKNGVRSPLTTVSSSPVPTICNGPDVPADDEQKAPDGAENSDHAEKAESPSEFYSEVAQQSSEMTRIQVKMEACSPAAIPSGQSSDDLPSDDPDGDSRATKNDQLATAASKKADLHPEHINGYSPLAGTSPSMLLQRPAIVVQQTFECGMCGIQFSSGKTLKAHQMFYCSRRGEKAAFIPARSQTEVTEDCQPPVSPNQRSSPRENGEGGTETCGVPAKRPRREDGLSPPSSDASSTTSKSPKSSRTYQCKYCSYAYDRKGSLTRHMRLHGSPSSPTNTADVPSTATTEDISIPPSARYCANCDIQFSSYKTFTVHKQFYCGTRHVQKAPVSIAPAPPPVPTVSIAPAAPEQVLLNQPLFAAISTNPLILVPCSYVPGNGLVPTTGGVLRQDVAPSVAPAIVCPQTVTVAPAALVTSGGSVTPAASTPAEPCETKENGTQAKDPSTEGTAASAPSSSSKANSPCIKQEHVTETPLDLSLRKEAKARQLSPRNPSSPAPAPLEEASNPSAIVVSAMDPLLTLGEQVVVKQGTSRCRECNIVFYKHENYLAHKRHYCASRQQKLGRLSSPSGDEGSSSELASRSPSANASASPVPAIPDVFGQRSAGVQSPPQPLYQFYCLACGIKFTSLSNLQAHQTYYCPKRDVLKGQVGVAAVKRPTELSCARCRLSYPTEEALKQHLCSAALRKCPYCDVFCPTQIAAQRHLVTHTGVRAFRCAECGYKGHTLRGMRTHVRMHLEKGTQMQEEALILCVGADGNTLCPWNGSAGVPAAVTPALPPTSETTEEASARSGSPPTATTVTEESSSTSRACEEHHPAPTELLHWCNLCGYSSSYKGNVVRHVKLVHRDVVATSAVHSFTSEKPRSSTNEGHHSPVPEVKVEEVSDAEDVATESVTKLQSDVTMCSSPAAAETTLVDVIATNSADTDAAAAMKPVPPVATPKSKVHGGTKYCKACDISFNYLSTFVAHKKYYCTAQAPDSADSSGAATELGESTPGTA; from the exons GTGATGAGGTGTGGTGCAACCTGACACGTGACATTGCAGCAGACACCGAGCTCCTGGCTCATTTCACTGCATCTCCACGAAACAAGCAGATATTACCAAGTACCGAGAGTCCGGCTGATGCCTTGGGTGATGAcattgatgttgttgttgatgacACTGATAATCTAGAGTCAGCTTCATCTGCCGCAGAAGAGTTGAAGAATGGTGTGAGAAGCCCGCTAACAACAGTTTCCAGCTCACCTGTTCCTACTATCTGTAATGGCCCAGATGTACCAGCTGATGATGAGCAGAAAGCACCTGATGGTGCAGAAAACAGTGATCATGCTGAAAAGGCTGAGTCACCAAG TGAATTTTACAGTGAAGTGGCACAACAGTCTAGTGAAATGACGCGCATTCAAGTAAAGATGGAAGCCTGCAGTCCTGCTGCAATTCCAAGTGGCCAGTCATCTGATGACCTGCCTTCTGATGATCCAGATGGGGATTCTAGAGCCACAAAAAATGACCAGCTTGCTACAGCAGCTTCCAAGAAAGCTGATTTGCACCCTGAACACATAAATGGTTACAGCCCTCTGGCTGGCACAAGCCCCTCCATGCTCTTGCAGCGGCCTGCTATTGTTGTTCAGCAAA CATTCGAGTGCGGTATGTGCGGCATCCAATTCAGCAGTGGCAAAACACTAAAAGCCCACCAAATGTTCTACTGTTCTCGGCGAGGTGAGAAAGCTGCCTTTATACCAGCTCGATCACAGACTGAAGTTACTGAGGATTGCCAGCCCCCTGTCTCACCCAACCAGC GTTCATCGCCACGAGAGAATGGTGAAGGCGGAACAGAAACATGTGGTGTCCCAGCCAAGCGTCCTCGCCGGGAAGATGGATTGTCACCCCCCAGCTCAGATGCTTCTTCAACAACCAGCAAATCTCCAAAGAGCAGTCGTACTTACCAGTGCAAGTACTGCTCTTATGCTTATGACCGGAAGGGGAGCCTCACACGCCACATGCGGCTACATGGTTCGCCTTCATCCCCAACCAACACTGCTGATGTGCCATCAACAGCAACTACAGAAGACATCTCAATTCCGCCAAGTGCTCGATACTGTGCCAACTGTGACATCCAGTTTTCTTCATACAAAACATTTACTGTACACAAGCAGTTCTATTGTGGCACGCGGCATGTACAGAAAGCCCCTGTGAGCATTGCCCCTGCCCCACCCCCAGTGCCAACAGTGTCCATAGCACCAGCTGCACCTGAGCAGGTTCTGCTTAACCAGCCATTATTTGCAGCAATATCTACTAACCCATTAATCCTTGTTCCATGTTCTTACGTGCCTGGAAACGGCCTCGTTCCCACAACTGGTGGAGTTTTGCGGCAAGATGTGGCTCCATCTGTGGCTCCAGCAATTGTCTGCCCCCAAACTGTCACTGTAGCACCTGCAGCCTTGGTGACATCTGGTGGCTCGGTAACCCCTGCAGCATCCACTCCTGCTGAGCCATGTGAAACGAAGGAAAATGGCACACAAGCAAAGGACCCAAGCACTGAAGGAACTGCTGCAAGTGCGCCTTCCAGCAGCAGCAAAGCTAATTCACCGTGCATCAAGCAGGAACATGTGACAGAGACGCCACTGGACCTAAGCCTTCGGAAGGAGGCTAAGGCTAGGCAACTGTCACCAAGGAACCCTTCCTCACCAGCTCCTGCTCCGCTAGAGGAGGCTTCAAACCCATCTGCTATTGTAGTCAGTGCTATGGATCCACTACTGACACTTGGGGAACAGGTAGTTGTAAAGCAAGGAACCTCTCGCTGCCGTGAATGCAACATTGTGTTCTACAAACATGAAAATTATTTAGCTCACAAGCGCCACTACTGTGCTTCAAGGCAGCAGAAATTGGGACGACTCTCTTCACCTTCTGGGGATGAAGGATCTTCATCAGAGCTTGCGTCTCGGTCACCGTCAGCCAATGCAAGCGCTTCACCAGTGCCCGCTATTCCTGATGTCTTTGGCCAAAGGAGTGCTGGAGTTCAGTCACCACCTCAACCACTCTACCAGTTTTACTGCCTTGCATGTGGTATAAAGTTCACTTCACTTAGCAACCTTCAAGCTCACCAGACCTACTACTGTCCAAAGAGAGACGTGCTGAAAGGCCAAGTGGGCGTTGCAGCTGTCAAAAGGCCTACGGAGCTTTCGTGCGCACGATGTAGACTGTCTTATCCAACAGAAGAAGCCCTGAAGCAGCACCTTTGCTCTGCTGCTCTGCGCAAGTGTCCCTATTGTGATGTCTTCTGTCCAACGCAAATTGCTGCACAGCGTCACCTTGTGACCCACACAGGAGTGAGGGCATTTCGATGTGCAGAATGTGGTTACAAAGGCCATACACTTCGTGGAATGCGCACTCATGTTCGTATGCACCTGGAAAAAGGAACACAAATGCAAGAAGAGGCTCTCATTCTTTGTGTTGGTGCAGATGGGAACACACTTTGTCCTTGGAATGGCAGTGCCGGAGTGCCTGCAGCAGTGACTCCTGCCCTTCCACCTACGAGTGAAACAACAGAAGAAGCTTCTGCTCGCTCTGGTAGCCCTCCTACTGCTACTACTGTGACGGAAGAGTCGAGCTCAACTTCAAGAGCATGCGAGGAACATCATCCCGCTCCAACAGAGCTTCTTCACTGGTGCAATCTGTGTGGCTACTCCTCCTCTTACAAGGGCAATGTAGTGCGCCATGTCAAGCTGGTACATCGTGATGTAGTTGCCACCTCAGCAGTTCATTCCTTCACAAGTGAGAAGCCTCGTTCCTCAACAAATGAGGGGCATCATTCTCCTGTGCCAGAGGTCAAGGTGGAAGAAGTTTCGGATGCAGAAGATGTTGCCACAGAAAGTGTGACCAAACTACAGTCGGATGTCACAATGTGTAGCTCTCCGGCTGCTGCTGAGACTACTTTGGTGGACGTTATTGCAACTAACTCAGCTGatactgatgctgctgctgcaatGAAACCAGTGCCACCTGTGGCAACACCAAAAAGCAAAGTCCATGGAGGAACTAAATACTGTAAAGCATGTGACATATCTTTCAACTATCTGTCAACATTTGTTGCACACAAGAAGTACTATTGTACTGCCCAAGCTCCGGACAGTGCAGACAGCTCGGGTGCAGCAACAGAATTAGGAGAGTCAACACCAGGGACTGCTTAA